The Quercus robur chromosome 7, dhQueRobu3.1, whole genome shotgun sequence genome has a segment encoding these proteins:
- the LOC126692876 gene encoding gamma-tubulin complex component 3 — protein MEEEDHQKVSDLIKELVLRLLSQNPTSDSQPIDPNSTDFANSLRYAFRILSSRMTPSIAPDAAAIAESIKRRLATQGKSSEALTFADLYSKFASKTGPGSVNNKWAVLYLLKIIAHDKNSARTQLLDSSVLLPNLSDSRVSSRKQNGWENGVLLVSKDPENRREIAFREFVNFVKEENEVREEVLVRDVLYACQGIDGKYVKFDKTADGYVLSDLVKAPRATRIMVRKLCELGWLFRKVKGYISESMDRFPAEDVGTVGQAFCAALQDELSDYYKLLAVLEAQSMNPIPLVSEKVSSENYLSLRRLSVWFAEPMVKMRLMAVLVDKCRVLRGGAMAGAIHLHAQHGDPLVHEFMRRLLRRVCSPLFEMVRSWVLEGELEDIFAEFFVVGQPVKAESLWRDGYRLHAGMLPSFISQSLAQRILRTGKSINFLRVCCEDRGWADTATEAAAAAGTTTRRGSLGYGETDALESLVDEAAKRIDKHLLDVMHVQYKFKEHCLAIKRYLLLGQGDFVQYLMDIVGPELSEPANTISTFKLAGLLETAIRSSNAQYDDPDILDRLRVKMMPHGTGDRGWDVFSLEYDARVPLDTVFTESVMARYLKIFNFLWKLRRVEHGLIGAWKTMKPNCITSHSFTKLQQAVKLQLLSTLRRCQVLWVDMNHFVTNLQYYIMFEVLEVSWSNFLSEMEVAKDLDDLLAAHEKYLHSIVEKSLLGERSQTLCKSLFVLFDLILRFRSHADRLYEGIHELQARTMESSLPSRDKSKSRRQLGDKSSDPGSWIGEGRKALTQRAGEFLRNMGLDLDAIAKEYSSLLEGFISQLPVQQHVDLKFLLFRLDFTEFYTRSGPSL, from the exons ATGGAAGAAGAAGACCATCAAAAAGTGTCAGATCTGATAAAAGAGCTAGTCCTTCGCTTACTTTCCCAAAACCCCACCTCCGATTCCCAACCCATTGACCCAAACTCCACCGATTTCGCCAACTCTCTTCGCTACGCATTTCGCATTCTCTCCAGCCGAATGACACCTTCCATTGCTCCTGACGCCGCCGCCATTGCTGAGTCCATCAAGCGCCGTCTCGCCACTCAAGGTAAGTCCTCTGAAGCCCTCACCTTCGCTGACCTTTACTCCAAATTCGCTTCAAAGACTGGACCTGGTAGTGTTAATAACAAATGGGCTGTCCTTTATTTGCTCAAAATCATTGCCCATGATAAGAATTCCGCGAGAACCCAGTTGTTGGATTCTTCGGTTTTATTGCCTAATTTGTCTGATTCGAGGGTTTCAAGTAGAAAACAAAACGGTTGGGAAAATGGGGTTTTGTTGGTTTCTAAAGACCCCGAAAATCGGCGTGAAATTGCGTTTAGGGAGTTTGTGAACTTCGTTAAAGAAGAGAATGAGGTTCGTGAAGAGGTTTTGGTGAGGGATGTGTTGTATGCTTGTCAAGGGATTGATGGGAAGTATGTGAAATTTGATAAAACTGCTGATGGGTATGTTTTGTCTGATTTAGTTAAGGCTCCTAGAGCAACCCGGATTATGGTCCGGAAGCTTTGTGAATTGGGTTGGTTGTTTAGGAAGGTTAAAGGGTATATTTCGGAGAGTATGGATCGGTTTCCAGCTGAGGATGTGGGAACTGTAGGGCAGGCCTTTTGTGCCGCATTGCAAGATGAGCTTTCGGATTACTATAAGTTGTTGGCAGTGCTCGAAGCACAGTCGATGAATCCTATTCCATTGGTTTCTGAGAAGGTGAGCTCTGAGAATTATCTCTCGTTGAGGAGGTTGTCGGTATGGTTTGCTGAGCCGATGGTGAAAATGAGGTTGATGGCTGTTTtggttgacaagtgtagggttTTGAGGGGTGGGGCAATGGCTGGGGCTATTCATTTGCATGCCCAGCATGGTGATCCGCTGGTTCACGAGTTCATGAGGCGTTTGCTCCGGCGGGTTTGTTCTCCGCTTTTTGAGATGGTGAGGAGTTGGGTTTTGGAAGGGGAGTTGGAGGATatttttgctgaattttttgTTGTGGGTCAGCCGGTGAAAGCGGAGTCTCTTTGGAGAGATGGTTACAGGCTCCATGCTGGGATGCTCCCATCTTTTATTTCACAATCTCTTGCTCAGCGCATTTTAAGGACTGGTAAGTCAATCAATTTTCTTCGTGTTTGTTGTGAGGATCGTGGTTGGGCTGATACTGCAACAGaagctgctgctgctgctgggACCACAACAAGAAGAGGGAGCTTGGGATATGGTGAAACCGATGCCCTTGAGTCTTTGGTTGATGAAGCAGCAAAGAGGATTGATAAGCATTTGTTGGATGTTATGCACGTACAGTATAAGTTCAAAGAACATTGTCTTGCAATCAAGCGGTATTTACTGCTTGGACAAGGTGATTTTGTTCAGTATCTAATGGATATTGTTGGACCAGAACTTTCAGAGCCTGCTAACACCATTAGCACTTTTAAATTAGCTGGGTTGCTTGAAACTGCAATTCGGTCTTCAAATGCTCAATATGATGACCCAGACATATTGGATAGGTTGAGAGTTAAGATGATGCCACACGGAACTGGAGATAGAGGCTGGGATGTATTCTCATTGGAATATGATGCAAGAGTTCCACTAGATACTGTGTTTACAGAGTCTGTTATGGCAAGgtacttaaaaattttcaattttctgtgGAAGCTTAGGCGGGTGGAGCATGGGCTTATTGGTGCATGGAAGACGATGAAACCAAATTGTATTACTTCTCATTCTTTTACTAAGCTGCAACAGGCAGTTAAGTTGCAGTTGCTTTCAACATTGAGGCGATGTCAGGTTCTTTGGGTTGACATGAATCATTTTGTAACAAACTTGCAGTATTATATTATGTTTGAAGTCTTGGAGGTGTCATGGTCGAATTTTTTGAGTGAAATGGAAGTAGCAAAGGATCTTGACGATCTACTTGCTGCACACGAGAAGTACCTACATTCAATTGTAGAGAAATCCCTCCTTGGAGAACGTTCCCAGACCCTTTGCAAGTCACTCTTTGTCTTGTTTGATCTTATATTGCGCTTCCGAAGTCATGCTGATCGGTTATATGAAGGGATTCATGAGTTGCAAGCAAG AACTATGGAATCCTCTTTGCCCTCTCGAGACAAGAGCAAATCACGGAGGCAATTAGGTGATAAATCTTCAGACCCTGGGTCCTGGATAGGTGAGGGCAGGAAGGCCCTAACACAACGTGCTGGTGAATTTCTTCGCAATATGGGACTAGATTTGGATGCAATAGCGAAGGAATATTCATCACTGCTTGAGGGCTTCATTTCTCAGTTACCTGTGCAGCAACATGTTGATCTAAAGTTCCTCCTGTTCCGGCTTGACTTCACCGAATTTTATACCCGGTCGGGTCCTAGTTTATAG
- the LOC126692877 gene encoding uncharacterized protein LOC126692877 — protein MEDHTSQESDEKRDLAKEITDFVHLKKEGSSDLSDKSSDESNERGRENCDQSFHVLVGRGFFDDSEEEDHESSSSSSSSSDDGDQSSLICEILGSEFFDKSSGNDTDEYSSSEEEDYESSSDDSDSDDYADEYDASAGSFDQVYNCYPLSQIEKSLPDNGDKIIMPTSAITHLLRLNVEYPMQFEIKNQSTGRVSHCGVLEFTGNEDCVYLPTWMMENMKLQEGDPVILKNVRLDKGTYMKLQPHTTDFIHLPCMKDMLEDILRNFSCLTIGDTIMINHNSKKFYIDILETKPSAAINIIDTDCEAEFAPPLDYKEPEKPATKNALANDQGEQANKERKFIPFTGMARRLDGTNSTEPAVPELSSEEEQPLGAADTRMATQPKFNSHNRAGKIVFGSHETQPMKISNDFVQAETSKKDQQKFQPFTGKKYKLTE, from the coding sequence ATGGAGGATCATACTTCTCAAGAATCTGATGAAAAAAGAGATCTGGCTAAGGAAATCACTGACTTCGTTCATCTGAAAAAAGAAGGCAGTAGTGACTTGTCTGATAAGTCTTCTGATGAATCCAACGAAAGAGGTAGAGAAAATTGTGATCAGTCTTTCCATGTATTAGTCGGCAGAGGCTTCTTTGATGATTCTGAAGAAGAAGACCATgaaagcagcagcagcagcagcagcagcagcgaTGATGGTGATCAGTCTTCACTAATATGTGAAATACTCGGCAGTGAATTCTTTGATAAGTCTTCTGGGAATGACACTGATGAGTATTCTTCTTCTGAAGAAGAAGACTATGAAAGCAGCAGTGATGACTCTGATTCTGATGATTATGCTGATGAATATGATGCATCAGCAGGctcatttgatcaagtttacaATTGTTACCCTCTCTCTCAGATTGAGAAGTCACTCCCAGACAATGGTGACAAGATCATAATGCCAACTTCAGCTATCACACATCTCCTACGGTTGAATGTAGAGTACCCAATGCAGTTTGAAATCAAAAATCAATCTACCGGTCGAGTTTCACACTGTGGGGTTTTGGAGTTCACTGGCAATGAGGATTGTGTCTACCTACCAACTTGGATGATGGAGAACATGAAGCTACAAGAGGGTGACCCTGTGATTTTGAAGAATGTGAGGCTTGACAAAGGAACTTACATGAAGTTGCAGCCTCACACCACGGATTTCATTCATCTACCATGCATGAAAGATATGCTGGAAGACATATTGAGGAACTTCTCTTGTCTGACAATTGGAGATACTATTATGATCAACCACAACAGTAAGAAGTTTTACATTGATATATTAGAGACCAAGCCTTCTGCTGctataaatattattgatacaGATTGTGAGGCGGAGTTTGCTCCTCCTCTAGACTACAAAGAACCTGAGAAACCAGCAACAAAGAATGCATTGGCCAATGATCAAGGGGAGCAGGCCAATAAGGAAAGGAAGTTTATACCGTTTACGGGAATGGCAAGACGCTTGGATGGGACAAATTCTACTGAACCAGCTGTGCCAGAATTATCATCTGAAGAGGAGCAACCATTGGGTGCTGCAGACACAAGGATGGCAACTCAACCAAAGTTCAATTCGCATAATCGTGCAGGAAAAATTGTGTTTGGTTCTCATGAGACCCAGCCAATGAAGATCTCAAACGATTTTGTTCAAGCAGAAACATCAAAGAAAGATCAACAAAAGTTTCAGCCATTCACAGGGAAGAAGTATAAATTGACTGAGTGA